Proteins encoded within one genomic window of Pongo pygmaeus isolate AG05252 chromosome 18, NHGRI_mPonPyg2-v2.0_pri, whole genome shotgun sequence:
- the CCP110 gene encoding centriolar coiled-coil protein of 110 kDa isoform X4: MPAPPGWPSVWSLKSEQLEECDCGKMEEYEKFCEKSLARIQEASLSTESFLPAQSESISLIRFHGVAILSPLLNIEKRKEMQQEKQKALDVEARKQVNRKKALLTRVQEILDNVQVRKAPNASDFDQWEMETVYSNSEVRNLNVPATFPNSFPSHTEHSTAAKLDKIAGILPLDNEDQCKTNGIDLARDSEGFNSPKQCDSSNISHVENEAFPKTSSATPQETLISDGLFSANEQQDLPLLAEVTPDPYVMSLQNLMKKSKEYIEREQSRRSLRGSMNRIVNESHLDKEHDAVKVADCVKEKAQLTGKHCVSVIPDKPSLNKSNVLLQGASTQASSMSMPVLASFSKVDIPVRTGHPTVLESNSDFKVIPTFVTENNVIKSLTGSYAKLPSPEPSMSPKMHRRRSRTSSACHILINNPINACELSPKGKEQAMDLIVQDTDENTNVPEIVPKLPTDLAGVCSSKVYVGKNTSEVKEDVVLGKSNQVCQSSGNHLENKVTHGFVTVEGQLTSDERGAHIMNSTCAAMPKLHEPYASSQCIASPNFGTVSGLKPASMLEKNCSLQTELNKSYDVKNPSPLLMQNQNTRQQMDTTTVSCGNEQFLDNSFEKVKRRLDLDIDGLQKENCPYVITSGITEQERQHLPEKRYHKGSVFINKNKMLGTSSKESEELLKSKMLAFEEMRKRLEEQHAQQLSLLIAEQEREQERLQKEIEEQEKMLKEKKAMTAEASELDINNAVELEWRKISDSSLLETMLSQADSLHTSNSNSSGFTNSALQYSFVSANEAPFYLWGSSTSGLTKLSVTRPFGRAKTRWSQVFSPEIQAKFNKITAVAKGFLTRRLMQTDKLKQLRQTVKDTMEFIRSFQSEAPLKRGIVSAQDASLQERVLAQLRAALYGIHDIFFVMDAAERMSILQHDREVRKEKMLRQMDKMKSPRVALSAATQKSLDRKKYMKAAEMGMPNKKFLVKQNPSETRSICRKNPKKAAKCCDNLRRQHSLG, from the exons CTTAAcattgagaaaagaaaggaaatgcaaCAAGAAAAGCAGAAAGCACTTGATGTAGAAGCAAGAAAGCAGGTTAACAGGAAGAAAGCTTTACTGACTCGTGTCCAGGAGATTCTTGACAATGTTCAG GTTAGAAAAGCACCTAATGCCAGTGATTTTGATCAGTGGGAGATGGAAACAGTTTACTCTAATTCAGAAGTCAGAAACTTGAATGTTCCTGCTACATTTCCAAATAGCTTTCCAAGCCACACCGAACACTCTACTGCAGCAAAGCTTGATAAGATAGCTGGGATTTTGCCATTGGATAATGAGGACCAATGTAAAACTAATGGAATAGACTTAGCTAGAGATTCAGAAGGATTTAATTCTCCGAAGCAATGTGATAGTTCCAATATTAGTCATGTAGAAAATGAAGCTTTTCCAAAGACCTCTTCAGCAACCCCACAAGAAACTCTTATTTCTGATGGTCTCTTCTCAGCAAATGAACAACAGGATCTACCACTTTTGGCAGAAGTCACCCCAGATCCCTATGTAATGAGTCTTCAGAATCTGATGAAAAAGTCAAAGGAATATATAGAAAGAGAACAATCTAGACGCAGTCTGAGAGGTAGTATGAACAGAATTGTTAATGAGAGTCATTTAGACAAAGAACATGATGCTGTTAAAGTGGCTGACTGTGTAAAAGAGAAGGCCCAGTTGACAGGCAAACACTGTGTCTCAGTTATTCCTGACAAACCAAGCCTTAATAAATCAAATGTTCTTCTCCAAGGTGCTTCCACTCAAGCAAGCAGCATGAGTATGCCAGTTTTAGCTAGCTTTTCGAAAGTGGACATACCTGTACGAACTGGCCATCCCACTGTTCTAGAGTCTAATTCTGATTTTAAAGTTATTCCCACTTTCGTTACCGAAAATAATGTTATCAAAAGTCTTACAGGTTCATATGCCAAATTACCTAGTCCAGAGCCAAGTATGAGTCCTAAAATGCACCGAAGACGTTCCAGGACATCATCAGCGTGTCATATACTTATAAATAACCCAATAAATGCCTGTGAATTAAGCCCTAAAGGAAAAGAACAGGCAATGGACTTAATTGTTCAAGATACTGATGAAAACACAAATGTGCCCGAAATTGTGCCAAAGTTACCAACTGATTTAGCAGGAGTTTGTTCAAGCAAGGTTTATGTGGGCAAAAATACATCTGAAGTCAAAGAAGATGTGGTTTTAGGTAAATCAAATCAGGTATGTCAATCTTCAGGaaatcatttagaaaataaagttactCATGGATTTGTTACTGTGGAAGGTCAGTTAACATCCGACGAGAGAGGCGCACACATAATGAACAGTACCTGTGCTGCGATGCCAAAGCTGCATGAACCATATGCCAGCAGTCAGTGTATAGCAAGTCCAAACTTTGGAACTGTGAGTGGACTCAAACCAGCCAGTATGTTAGAGAAAAACTGCAGTTTGCAAACGGAACTGAATAAGTCTTATGATGTAAAAAACCCTTCTCCTTTATTGATGCAAAACCAGAATACGAGACAGCAGATGGACACAACTACAGTGTCCTGTGGAAATGAACAATTTTTGGATAACAGTTTTGAGAAAGTTAAACGGAGACTTGATTTAGATATTGATGGTTTGCAAAAAGAAAACTGCCCTTATGTCATAACAAGTGGAATAACTGAACAAGAAAGGCAACATTTGCCAGAAAAAAGATACCATAAGGGATCTGTCTTCATTAACAAGAATAAAATGTTAGGAACTAGTTCCAAAG AAAGCGAGGAGTTACTAAAAAGCAAGATGTTAGCCTTTGAAGAAATGCGGAAGAGACTAGAAGAACAGCACGCCCAGCAGTTATCACTACTCATAGCTGAGCAGGAAAGGGAACAAGAAAGACTGCAAAAG GAAATAGAAGAGCaggagaaaatgttaaaagagaAGAAGGCAATGACAGCGGAAGCCTCTGAGTTGGACATTAACAATGCAGTGGAAttagaatggagaaaaataagtgACTCTAGTTTGCTGGAAACAATGCTGTCTCAAGCGGACTCACTCCATACTTCAAATTCAAATAGTtctg GTTTCACAAATTCTGCCCTGCAATATAGCTTTGTTTCTGCAAACGAAGCACCATTCTACCTCTGGGGATCATCAACTAGTGGCTTGACCAAACTCTCAGTAACAAGGCCTTTTGGAAGAGCCAAAACTAGATGGTCTCAA GTTTTTAGTCCGGAAATACAagcaaaatttaacaaaataactgCGGTGGCAAAAGGATTTCTTACTCGTAGGCTTATGCAGACAGATAAGCTGAAGCAACTTCGACAAACTGTAAAA GATACTATGGAATTCATAAGAAGTTTTCAGTCAGAAGCACCACTAAAGAGAGGCATTGTTTCAGCTCAAGATGCTTCACTTCAGGAAAGAGTGTTAGCTCAG TTGCGAGCTGCCCTGTATGGTATTCATGACATATTCTTTGTAATGGATGCAGCTGAAAGAATGTCTATTCTACAGCATGATCGAGAAGTTCGCAAAGAGAAAATGCTCAGGCAAATG GATAAAATGAAAAGTCCACGAGTGGCTCTTTCAGCTGCAACACAGAAGTCTCTTGATAGGAAGAAATACATGAA AGCTGCTGAAATGGGAATGCCAAATAAGAAATTTCTGGTTAAACAAAATCCTTCTGAAACAAG GAGTATATGCAGGAAAAATCCAAAGAAAGCGGCCAAATGTTGCGACAATTTAAGAAGACAACATTCATTAGGATAA
- the CCP110 gene encoding centriolar coiled-coil protein of 110 kDa isoform X5 yields MPAPPGWPSVWSLKSEQLEECDCGKMEEYEKFCEKSLARIQEASLSTESFLPAQSESISLIRFHGVAILSPLLNIEKRKEMQQEKQKALDVEARKQVNRKKALLTRVQEILDNVQVRKAPNASDFDQWEMETVYSNSEVRNLNVPATFPNSFPSHTEHSTAAKLDKIAGILPLDNEDQCKTNGIDLARDSEGFNSPKQCDSSNISHVENEAFPKTSSATPQETLISDGLFSANEQQDLPLLAEVTPDPYVMSLQNLMKKSKEYIEREQSRRSLRGSMNRIVNESHLDKEHDAVKVADCVKEKAQLTGKHCVSVIPDKPSLNKSNVLLQGASTQASSMSMPVLASFSKVDIPVRTGHPTVLESNSDFKVIPTFVTENNVIKSLTGSYAKLPSPEPSMSPKMHRRRSRTSSACHILINNPINACELSPKGKEQAMDLIVQDTDENTNVPEIVPKLPTDLAGVCSSKVYVGKNTSEVKEDVVLGKSNQVCQSSGNHLENKVTHGFVTVEGQLTSDERGAHIMNSTCAAMPKLHEPYASSQCIASPNFGTVSGLKPASMLEKNCSLQTELNKSYDVKNPSPLLMQNQNTRQQMDTTTVSCGNEQFLDNSFEKVKRRLDLDIDGLQKENCPYVITSGITEQERQHLPEKRYHKGSVFINKNKMLGTSSKESEELLKSKMLAFEEMRKRLEEQHAQQLSLLIAEQEREQERLQKEIEEQEKMLKEKKAMTAEASELDINNAVELEWRKISDSSLLETMLSQADSLHTSNSNSSGFTNSALQYSFVSANEAPFYLWGSSTSGLTKLSVTRPFGRAKTRWSQVFSPEIQAKFNKITAVAKGFLTRRLMQTDKLKQLRQTVKDTMEFIRSFQSEAPLKRGIVSAQDASLQERVLAQLRAALYGIHDIFFVMDAAERMSILQHDREVRKEKMLRQMDKMKSPRVALSAATQKSLDRKKYMKKKKLAGHGGSRL; encoded by the exons CTTAAcattgagaaaagaaaggaaatgcaaCAAGAAAAGCAGAAAGCACTTGATGTAGAAGCAAGAAAGCAGGTTAACAGGAAGAAAGCTTTACTGACTCGTGTCCAGGAGATTCTTGACAATGTTCAG GTTAGAAAAGCACCTAATGCCAGTGATTTTGATCAGTGGGAGATGGAAACAGTTTACTCTAATTCAGAAGTCAGAAACTTGAATGTTCCTGCTACATTTCCAAATAGCTTTCCAAGCCACACCGAACACTCTACTGCAGCAAAGCTTGATAAGATAGCTGGGATTTTGCCATTGGATAATGAGGACCAATGTAAAACTAATGGAATAGACTTAGCTAGAGATTCAGAAGGATTTAATTCTCCGAAGCAATGTGATAGTTCCAATATTAGTCATGTAGAAAATGAAGCTTTTCCAAAGACCTCTTCAGCAACCCCACAAGAAACTCTTATTTCTGATGGTCTCTTCTCAGCAAATGAACAACAGGATCTACCACTTTTGGCAGAAGTCACCCCAGATCCCTATGTAATGAGTCTTCAGAATCTGATGAAAAAGTCAAAGGAATATATAGAAAGAGAACAATCTAGACGCAGTCTGAGAGGTAGTATGAACAGAATTGTTAATGAGAGTCATTTAGACAAAGAACATGATGCTGTTAAAGTGGCTGACTGTGTAAAAGAGAAGGCCCAGTTGACAGGCAAACACTGTGTCTCAGTTATTCCTGACAAACCAAGCCTTAATAAATCAAATGTTCTTCTCCAAGGTGCTTCCACTCAAGCAAGCAGCATGAGTATGCCAGTTTTAGCTAGCTTTTCGAAAGTGGACATACCTGTACGAACTGGCCATCCCACTGTTCTAGAGTCTAATTCTGATTTTAAAGTTATTCCCACTTTCGTTACCGAAAATAATGTTATCAAAAGTCTTACAGGTTCATATGCCAAATTACCTAGTCCAGAGCCAAGTATGAGTCCTAAAATGCACCGAAGACGTTCCAGGACATCATCAGCGTGTCATATACTTATAAATAACCCAATAAATGCCTGTGAATTAAGCCCTAAAGGAAAAGAACAGGCAATGGACTTAATTGTTCAAGATACTGATGAAAACACAAATGTGCCCGAAATTGTGCCAAAGTTACCAACTGATTTAGCAGGAGTTTGTTCAAGCAAGGTTTATGTGGGCAAAAATACATCTGAAGTCAAAGAAGATGTGGTTTTAGGTAAATCAAATCAGGTATGTCAATCTTCAGGaaatcatttagaaaataaagttactCATGGATTTGTTACTGTGGAAGGTCAGTTAACATCCGACGAGAGAGGCGCACACATAATGAACAGTACCTGTGCTGCGATGCCAAAGCTGCATGAACCATATGCCAGCAGTCAGTGTATAGCAAGTCCAAACTTTGGAACTGTGAGTGGACTCAAACCAGCCAGTATGTTAGAGAAAAACTGCAGTTTGCAAACGGAACTGAATAAGTCTTATGATGTAAAAAACCCTTCTCCTTTATTGATGCAAAACCAGAATACGAGACAGCAGATGGACACAACTACAGTGTCCTGTGGAAATGAACAATTTTTGGATAACAGTTTTGAGAAAGTTAAACGGAGACTTGATTTAGATATTGATGGTTTGCAAAAAGAAAACTGCCCTTATGTCATAACAAGTGGAATAACTGAACAAGAAAGGCAACATTTGCCAGAAAAAAGATACCATAAGGGATCTGTCTTCATTAACAAGAATAAAATGTTAGGAACTAGTTCCAAAG AAAGCGAGGAGTTACTAAAAAGCAAGATGTTAGCCTTTGAAGAAATGCGGAAGAGACTAGAAGAACAGCACGCCCAGCAGTTATCACTACTCATAGCTGAGCAGGAAAGGGAACAAGAAAGACTGCAAAAG GAAATAGAAGAGCaggagaaaatgttaaaagagaAGAAGGCAATGACAGCGGAAGCCTCTGAGTTGGACATTAACAATGCAGTGGAAttagaatggagaaaaataagtgACTCTAGTTTGCTGGAAACAATGCTGTCTCAAGCGGACTCACTCCATACTTCAAATTCAAATAGTtctg GTTTCACAAATTCTGCCCTGCAATATAGCTTTGTTTCTGCAAACGAAGCACCATTCTACCTCTGGGGATCATCAACTAGTGGCTTGACCAAACTCTCAGTAACAAGGCCTTTTGGAAGAGCCAAAACTAGATGGTCTCAA GTTTTTAGTCCGGAAATACAagcaaaatttaacaaaataactgCGGTGGCAAAAGGATTTCTTACTCGTAGGCTTATGCAGACAGATAAGCTGAAGCAACTTCGACAAACTGTAAAA GATACTATGGAATTCATAAGAAGTTTTCAGTCAGAAGCACCACTAAAGAGAGGCATTGTTTCAGCTCAAGATGCTTCACTTCAGGAAAGAGTGTTAGCTCAG TTGCGAGCTGCCCTGTATGGTATTCATGACATATTCTTTGTAATGGATGCAGCTGAAAGAATGTCTATTCTACAGCATGATCGAGAAGTTCGCAAAGAGAAAATGCTCAGGCAAATG GATAAAATGAAAAGTCCACGAGTGGCTCTTTCAGCTGCAACACAGAAGTCTCTTGATAGGAAGAAATACATGAA aaaaaaaaaattggctgggcacggtggctcacgcctataa